One genomic window of Elusimicrobiota bacterium includes the following:
- a CDS encoding dihydrolipoamide acetyltransferase family protein, producing the protein MAFEFKFPDVGEGLIEGEVVQWKVKAGDKVESHQVILEVETDKAVVEIPSPEAGFILSLKGGPGDIIKVGDVIAVIGTEAESKAARVSEPPAAKPAPEPPPPPRPVAPPPEPYTVQGPSVGVVGSLEEAPEDAPSPPEPKAPPPITRPRVEALPKDRDLAKRLGVDIELIHGTGPKGRVSEEDIRKAAEFGAPEKGAHVCEGVKAADGFGPVERVPLRGLRRRISQAMTESLAKTAQVTTSDEADVDELWRIREKMKAQAQAQGVHLTLLPFLVKAVVGALRRVPEMNTTLDEAKGEIVFKAYYHIGVAVDTQDGLIVPNLKDADRKSILQIARELEDLAQKARRRTLDVKDLKGGCFTITNYGSIGGLFGTPIINYPEAGILGVGRMVEKPVAEQGAIRIKKVLPLSLTFDHRLVDGGHAQHFLNDVMRHLSDPDLILVGM; encoded by the coding sequence ATGGCTTTTGAATTCAAGTTCCCGGACGTGGGCGAAGGCCTCATCGAAGGCGAGGTCGTGCAGTGGAAAGTGAAGGCGGGGGACAAGGTTGAGAGCCACCAGGTCATCCTGGAAGTGGAGACGGACAAGGCCGTAGTCGAGATCCCGTCTCCGGAGGCGGGCTTCATCCTGAGCCTCAAGGGCGGGCCCGGCGACATCATCAAGGTGGGTGACGTGATCGCGGTCATCGGCACCGAGGCGGAGTCGAAGGCCGCCCGGGTCTCAGAGCCGCCCGCCGCCAAACCCGCGCCTGAGCCGCCTCCTCCGCCCAGACCAGTCGCCCCTCCGCCGGAGCCCTACACCGTGCAGGGACCGTCCGTGGGCGTGGTGGGCTCGCTGGAAGAGGCCCCGGAGGACGCGCCGTCGCCGCCCGAGCCCAAGGCTCCGCCGCCCATCACCCGGCCGCGCGTCGAAGCCCTGCCCAAGGACCGGGACCTGGCCAAGCGCCTGGGCGTGGACATCGAGCTGATCCACGGCACGGGCCCCAAGGGCCGGGTCAGCGAAGAGGACATCCGCAAAGCCGCGGAGTTCGGCGCGCCCGAGAAAGGCGCGCACGTCTGCGAGGGGGTCAAAGCCGCCGACGGCTTCGGGCCGGTGGAGCGCGTGCCCTTGCGGGGGCTGCGCCGCCGCATCTCCCAGGCCATGACCGAGTCCTTGGCCAAGACCGCCCAGGTGACGACCAGCGACGAGGCGGACGTCGACGAGCTCTGGCGCATCCGCGAGAAGATGAAGGCTCAGGCCCAGGCGCAGGGCGTGCACCTGACCTTGCTGCCCTTTTTGGTCAAGGCGGTGGTGGGAGCTTTGAGGCGCGTCCCGGAGATGAACACGACCTTGGACGAGGCCAAGGGCGAGATCGTGTTCAAGGCTTACTACCACATCGGGGTGGCGGTGGACACGCAGGACGGGCTGATCGTGCCCAACTTGAAGGACGCGGACCGCAAGAGCATCCTGCAGATCGCCCGCGAGCTGGAGGACCTGGCGCAGAAGGCCCGGCGCCGGACTCTGGACGTGAAGGATCTCAAGGGGGGGTGCTTCACCATCACGAACTACGGCTCCATCGGCGGGCTCTTCGGCACCCCCATCATCAACTACCCGGAGGCGGGAATACTGGGAGTGGGACGGATGGTGGAGAAGCCCGTGGCCGAGCAGGGCGCCATCCGCATCAAGAAGGTCCTGCCTTTGTCCTTGACCTTCGACCACCGCCTGGTCGACGGCGGGCATGCCCAGCATTTCTTGAACGATGTCATGCGCCATCTGTCGGATCCGGACCTGATCTTGGTCGGGATGTAG
- a CDS encoding YHS domain-containing protein, whose translation MKRLFLAVAVVTLAAFVVRAQQADKTAQAPETTMDGAKAPAAKKADKSVKKDKKGKAVVEDHTPAASEYGKAAKCPVTGEEFKVSAETKAVKYKGKVYYFCCPSCAPSFKKNPAKFAK comes from the coding sequence ATGAAGAGATTGTTCCTGGCGGTGGCGGTCGTGACTCTGGCGGCTTTCGTGGTCCGGGCCCAGCAGGCCGACAAGACGGCGCAGGCGCCGGAGACGACGATGGACGGGGCCAAGGCGCCGGCAGCCAAGAAGGCGGACAAGAGCGTCAAGAAGGATAAGAAGGGCAAAGCCGTGGTCGAGGATCACACTCCGGCGGCCTCCGAGTACGGCAAGGCGGCGAAGTGCCCGGTCACAGGAGAGGAGTTCAAGGTCTCGGCCGAGACCAAGGCCGTGAAGTACAAGGGCAAGGTGTACTACTTCTGCTGCCCGAGCTGCGCGCCCTCCTTCAAGAAGAACCCGGCGAAGTTCGCCAAGTAG
- a CDS encoding AAA family ATPase: MSDLDKMTDWDKLRGLVEDSKLDSKSHSVDEGKLLSHLLSRIKGQDEIMRDVARVIRLSWEKHERTRPICSLLLLGPTGTGKTELAKVLTEFLYGSEKDMLRFDCSELSSPDMAKSRLTGSSVGFVGSESGGQLTRPMMANPRRLVLFDEIEKAHSLVFDLLLQVMGDGRLTEQSTGKTADFTQSIIVLTSNAIADEVAKATQGMTDYHEILNAIKLLLSESKVFRPEILGRLDKVYLFKPLQGIVVAEIALLKIARLAKDYGMSVEFVAPELLMKALEANLKVSKFGIRELERILFDFFAPSLVDMRDKKVRTVAFETGPDGKILCKDRTPKPPSAQTKGQAQGGV; this comes from the coding sequence ATGTCCGACCTCGACAAGATGACCGATTGGGACAAACTGCGCGGGCTGGTCGAAGACTCCAAGCTCGACAGCAAGAGCCACAGCGTGGACGAGGGCAAGCTGCTCAGCCATCTCCTGAGCCGCATCAAGGGCCAGGACGAGATCATGCGCGACGTGGCCCGGGTCATCCGGCTGAGCTGGGAGAAGCACGAGCGCACGCGCCCCATCTGCAGCCTCCTGCTGCTGGGCCCCACCGGCACGGGCAAGACCGAACTGGCCAAGGTCCTCACCGAGTTCCTCTACGGCAGCGAGAAGGATATGCTCCGGTTCGACTGCTCCGAGCTTTCCAGCCCGGACATGGCCAAGAGCCGGCTGACCGGGAGCTCGGTCGGCTTCGTGGGCTCCGAATCCGGCGGCCAGCTGACCCGCCCCATGATGGCCAATCCCCGCCGCCTAGTGCTCTTCGACGAGATCGAGAAGGCCCATTCCTTGGTCTTCGACCTCCTGCTGCAGGTGATGGGCGACGGCCGCCTGACCGAGCAGAGCACGGGCAAGACCGCGGACTTCACCCAGTCCATCATCGTCCTGACCAGCAACGCCATCGCCGACGAGGTGGCCAAGGCCACGCAGGGCATGACCGATTACCACGAGATCCTCAACGCCATCAAGCTGCTGCTCTCCGAGTCCAAGGTCTTCCGGCCGGAGATCCTCGGCCGCCTCGACAAGGTCTACCTGTTCAAGCCCCTGCAGGGCATCGTGGTGGCCGAGATCGCTCTGCTCAAGATCGCGCGCCTGGCCAAGGACTACGGCATGAGCGTGGAGTTCGTGGCGCCGGAGCTGCTGATGAAGGCCTTGGAGGCCAACCTCAAGGTCAGCAAGTTCGGCATCCGGGAGCTCGAACGCATCCTCTTCGACTTCTTCGCCCCGTCCTTGGTGGACATGCGGGACAAGAAGGTCAGGACGGTCGCCTTCGAGACCGGTCCGGACGGCAAGATCCTGTGCAAGGACCGCACGCCCAAGCCGCCATCGGCCCAGACCAAGGGCCAGGCGCAGGGCGGGGTCTGA